A portion of the Bacillus thuringiensis genome contains these proteins:
- a CDS encoding CxxH/CxxC protein, whose translation MNLPCCLEHVELALDIIVDECEVAPVINNVDNSEKEKKTCEFCQNEATYVVSNTDSHTICG comes from the coding sequence ATGAATTTACCTTGTTGTTTAGAACATGTTGAATTAGCATTAGATATTATTGTGGATGAGTGTGAAGTTGCGCCGGTTATCAACAATGTGGATAACTCAGAAAAAGAGAAAAAAACATGTGAATTTTGTCAAAATGAGGCGACATATGTTGTATCGAACACAGATTCCCACACAATATGTGGGTAG
- a CDS encoding ATP-binding protein: protein MVSDQTRYSRLANITKIINTKLELREVLQRVTMAISEEIVRCDAVGIYLPQEDGTFRGFAGKPETINGVTLDTQVIDPEVDLLAKEVIETKKTIYIPDTSKDHRPDPRPVDAFKIKSLLALPISFRQELFGLVFLFDYGIPMNLTDSEIQSVEAYVNMAAVAIQNANNLTQKENLIAEKQLLLNVTRDLSMCSSIQESFDKCFFYLEQILESKNMTAHLLDPLDKTTIKTTKLSKGCDWTEADWTEKSYEAKIQEVIQTKNIDSKDLLMIPLVSMGEVLGVIVVGKEGKAHNYDNSQIQLAKSIVDATAPTFSNLLYMDKLESIVEERTGELAAANEKVTSVIECITDGFFTLNNKWEFTYVNKHQYFPQRKTAKDVLGKNIWDVFPSDIDTVMYKEFHRAMSERTTVHFEFLSTADEYWHEVIAYPYDDGICCIFKNITEKKKYEQELKRLSNIDLIGQMAAGISHEIRNPMTTVLGFLQLLKEENTYEKHNKYFHLMIEELNRANSIITEFLSMGNTRKLDLQMLDLNSIIRDIIPLIKVDTHNQNKYIQVDTNDIPELLLNRNEIRQLLMNLYRNGLEAMNTGKVLTISTYKEGQNCVVLAVRDQGKGIRPEVLEKLGTPFYTTKDNGTGLGIGVCYAIAARHNAKIEIKTGSEGTTFFVKFNYKDNKK, encoded by the coding sequence ATGGTAAGTGATCAGACGAGATATTCTAGGCTCGCGAATATAACAAAAATAATAAATACAAAATTAGAACTACGTGAAGTATTACAGCGTGTGACAATGGCGATATCAGAGGAGATTGTTAGGTGCGATGCTGTTGGAATTTATTTACCCCAGGAAGATGGAACATTTAGAGGATTTGCAGGAAAACCAGAGACCATAAATGGCGTAACGCTCGATACTCAGGTAATTGATCCTGAAGTAGATTTATTGGCAAAAGAAGTTATTGAAACGAAAAAAACCATCTATATTCCTGATACCTCAAAGGATCATCGACCAGATCCGAGACCAGTTGATGCGTTTAAAATTAAGTCCTTATTAGCTCTGCCTATCTCATTTAGGCAAGAGTTATTTGGTCTGGTTTTTTTATTTGATTATGGGATTCCGATGAACTTAACAGATTCAGAAATTCAAAGTGTTGAAGCTTATGTAAATATGGCCGCGGTCGCAATTCAAAACGCAAATAATTTAACACAAAAGGAAAACCTTATTGCTGAGAAGCAGCTGTTACTAAATGTTACCCGTGATTTATCAATGTGTTCCTCGATACAGGAGAGTTTTGATAAATGCTTTTTTTACTTAGAACAGATTTTAGAAAGTAAAAATATGACTGCCCATCTTCTAGATCCGCTAGACAAAACAACGATTAAAACAACGAAATTAAGTAAGGGCTGTGATTGGACAGAAGCGGATTGGACAGAGAAAAGCTATGAAGCCAAGATCCAAGAGGTTATTCAAACAAAAAATATAGATAGTAAGGATTTATTGATGATTCCATTGGTTTCAATGGGAGAAGTATTAGGGGTAATCGTCGTTGGCAAAGAAGGAAAAGCTCACAATTATGATAATTCTCAAATTCAACTAGCAAAATCTATCGTTGATGCCACAGCCCCTACGTTTTCAAATTTGTTATATATGGATAAATTAGAAAGTATAGTGGAAGAGCGAACGGGAGAGCTAGCTGCTGCTAATGAAAAAGTTACAAGTGTGATTGAATGTATTACGGATGGATTCTTTACTTTAAATAATAAATGGGAATTTACGTACGTAAATAAGCACCAATATTTTCCGCAAAGAAAAACAGCAAAAGATGTATTAGGAAAGAATATATGGGATGTTTTCCCGAGTGACATCGACACAGTTATGTATAAGGAATTTCATCGTGCAATGTCAGAGCGAACTACAGTTCATTTCGAATTTCTTTCTACTGCAGATGAATATTGGCACGAAGTTATTGCATACCCGTATGATGATGGTATTTGCTGTATTTTTAAAAACATAACGGAAAAAAAGAAATATGAACAGGAATTGAAAAGGTTATCTAACATTGATTTAATAGGGCAAATGGCAGCAGGTATCAGCCATGAAATTAGAAATCCAATGACAACGGTACTAGGATTTTTGCAGTTATTAAAAGAAGAGAATACCTATGAGAAACATAATAAGTACTTTCATTTAATGATTGAAGAACTTAACCGTGCCAATTCTATTATTACTGAATTTCTCTCAATGGGGAATACAAGGAAATTGGATTTGCAGATGTTAGATTTAAATTCAATTATCCGCGATATTATTCCTTTAATAAAGGTTGATACGCACAATCAAAATAAGTATATTCAAGTCGATACAAATGACATTCCGGAATTACTTTTAAATCGTAATGAGATACGGCAATTATTAATGAATCTATATCGTAATGGCTTAGAAGCGATGAATACAGGGAAAGTTCTAACCATTAGCACCTACAAGGAAGGTCAAAATTGTGTGGTGCTTGCAGTGCGCGATCAAGGAAAAGGTATTAGGCCTGAAGTATTAGAGAAACTGGGTACGCCATTTTACACGACCAAAGATAATGGAACTGGATTGGGGATAGGTGTATGTTATGCCATTGCTGCCCGCCATAATGCAAAAATAGAAATTAAAACAGGATCAGAAGGCACTACATTTTTTGTTAAATTTAATTATAAAGATAATAAAAAATAA
- a CDS encoding radical SAM/SPASM domain-containing protein — protein MKKFKKFYLEITSVCNLACSFCPPTERQKQFISVEDFAKRLDQIKPHTDYIYLHVKGEPLLHPKIDQLLDLSHEKGFKVNITTNGTLINKRRHRLLNKPALRQMNFSLHSFDGHPGSQDKEGYVRSILSFIREATSQSDLIVSLRLWNLTQDNKTNAEIQKNRELLSIIENEFDLSYQIEEKLTPGKGIKIAERVFINQDYEFQWPALHEEEDDGKGFCHGLRNQAGILANGTVIPCCLDGEGIINLGNINNDSFSNIIEGERATNIVDGFSKRVAVEELCRKCGYRKRFGK, from the coding sequence GTGAAGAAGTTTAAGAAGTTTTACTTGGAGATTACGAGTGTGTGTAATCTTGCGTGTAGCTTTTGTCCGCCGACGGAAAGGCAGAAGCAATTCATTTCTGTAGAGGATTTTGCTAAAAGATTAGACCAAATTAAACCTCACACAGACTACATTTATTTGCACGTGAAGGGTGAGCCATTGCTCCATCCGAAAATAGATCAACTATTAGACTTAAGTCATGAAAAAGGGTTTAAAGTTAATATTACAACGAACGGAACGTTAATTAATAAGAGAAGGCATAGACTGTTAAATAAGCCCGCGTTAAGACAAATGAATTTTTCACTGCATAGTTTTGATGGGCACCCAGGTTCGCAAGATAAAGAAGGCTATGTAAGGAGTATACTTTCCTTCATTAGGGAAGCGACAAGTCAATCAGATTTAATTGTATCGTTAAGGTTATGGAATTTAACTCAGGATAATAAAACAAATGCTGAAATCCAGAAAAATAGAGAGTTATTATCCATAATTGAAAATGAATTTGATCTATCTTATCAGATTGAAGAGAAGCTTACACCAGGAAAAGGTATAAAAATTGCAGAACGTGTCTTTATTAATCAAGACTATGAATTCCAGTGGCCAGCATTACATGAAGAAGAGGATGATGGGAAAGGATTCTGTCATGGACTTCGTAATCAGGCAGGGATTTTAGCCAATGGGACGGTTATTCCTTGTTGTTTAGATGGTGAAGGGATTATTAACCTTGGAAATATTAATAATGATTCATTTTCTAACATTATAGAAGGTGAAAGAGCAACAAACATTGTCGATGGATTTTCAAAAAGAGTTGCGGTTGAAGAACTTTGTAGGAAATGTGGATACCGCAAAAGGTTTGGGAAGTAA
- the rlmH gene encoding 23S rRNA (pseudouridine(1915)-N(3))-methyltransferase RlmH encodes MNISIISIGKLKEKYLKQGIAEYLKRLSAYAKVEVIELPDEKAPENLSEAEMLIVKEKEGIRILDKISDDTHVIALAIEGKQKSSEEFAVSLDRLATYGKSKVAFVIGGSLGLSSEVMKRSNESLSFSKMTLPHQLMRLVLLEQVYRAFRINRGEPYHK; translated from the coding sequence GTGAATATCTCGATTATTTCAATTGGGAAATTAAAAGAAAAATATTTAAAACAAGGTATAGCAGAATACTTAAAACGATTATCAGCATATGCAAAAGTAGAAGTAATTGAATTGCCTGATGAAAAGGCTCCAGAAAATTTAAGTGAAGCAGAAATGTTAATTGTAAAGGAAAAAGAAGGTATACGTATATTGGATAAAATTTCTGATGACACGCATGTGATTGCTTTAGCTATAGAAGGAAAGCAAAAGTCATCAGAAGAATTTGCGGTAAGTCTAGATCGCCTTGCTACATACGGAAAGAGTAAAGTGGCATTTGTAATTGGTGGATCACTTGGACTAAGTTCAGAAGTGATGAAGCGTTCAAACGAATCACTTTCTTTTTCAAAGATGACATTACCACACCAATTGATGCGATTAGTGTTGCTTGAGCAAGTGTATAGAGCGTTTCGGATTAATCGTGGGGAACCTTACCATAAGTAA